From a region of the Mycobacteroides saopaulense genome:
- a CDS encoding 5-oxoprolinase subunit C family protein, with protein sequence MRPTLEVMRTGPLALVQDLGRVGKAAMGVGRSGAADRRSHSLANRLVANPDNLATIEVTLGGMSFRVTGGDVVVAVTGADTDPSVNGIPFGTNSIAQVQEGDVVSLGAPRSGLRSYVAVRGGVSVAPVMGSRSFDIMSGIGPKPLQAGDRLPVGPRSPSFPAVEQAPVATISDDIVELKVVPGPRDEWFTDPDALIHGDWIVSDRSDRVGTRLIGKPLELRDPARQLPSEGVVRGAIQVPPGGQPVILGPDHPVTGGYPVIGVITDYDVDLAAQVRPGQTVRFHWSRPRLN encoded by the coding sequence ATGAGGCCCACTCTGGAAGTCATGCGCACCGGTCCCCTTGCGCTGGTTCAGGACCTCGGACGCGTCGGCAAGGCCGCCATGGGTGTCGGACGCTCGGGCGCCGCGGACCGCAGATCACACTCCCTGGCCAACCGGCTGGTGGCCAACCCCGACAACCTGGCCACCATCGAGGTGACCCTGGGTGGCATGTCGTTCCGGGTGACCGGCGGCGACGTGGTGGTAGCCGTCACTGGCGCCGACACCGACCCGTCGGTCAATGGAATCCCCTTCGGCACCAATAGTATTGCCCAGGTCCAGGAGGGTGATGTGGTGTCGCTCGGCGCCCCTCGCAGCGGGTTGCGCAGCTACGTGGCGGTACGCGGCGGGGTCAGCGTAGCGCCGGTGATGGGATCGCGCAGCTTCGACATCATGTCCGGTATCGGACCCAAGCCGCTCCAGGCCGGAGACAGACTGCCCGTCGGACCGCGGTCGCCCTCCTTCCCCGCCGTCGAACAGGCGCCGGTGGCCACCATCTCCGATGACATCGTGGAGCTCAAGGTGGTACCCGGTCCGCGCGACGAATGGTTCACCGATCCCGATGCGTTGATCCACGGCGACTGGATTGTCTCCGACCGCAGCGACCGGGTGGGTACTCGTCTGATCGGCAAGCCGCTGGAACTGCGCGATCCCGCCCGACAGCTGCCCAGCGAGGGTGTGGTTCGTGGCGCCATTCAGGTGCCACCGGGCGGCCAGCCCGTTATTCTGGGACCTGATCATCCTGTCACCGGGGGCTATCCGGTGATCGGGGTGATCACGGATTACGACGTCGATCTGGCCGCCCAGGTGCGGCCCGGCCAAACTGTTCGATTCCATTGGTCACGACCGCGGCTGAACTAG
- a CDS encoding 5-oxoprolinase subunit B family protein encodes MSTATDLKVRDHGDRALLLECTSVHEVLAWTSALNADPIDGVTDIVPASRTILLKLRSPADQAMVRHRLTQRGVSPGTREGTAAPPVIIPVRYDGLDLEEVAEHTGLGVDGVIAAHTGTVWTVGFCGFAPGFAYLVEGDPRLAIPRRADPRTKVPAGAVALAGEFSGIYPRESPGGWQLIGTTDAVVWDLDRNPPALLTPGTRVQFEEVSA; translated from the coding sequence ATGAGTACCGCAACGGATTTGAAGGTGCGGGATCACGGGGATCGGGCGTTGCTGCTCGAATGCACATCCGTGCACGAAGTGCTGGCGTGGACGTCAGCACTGAATGCCGACCCAATCGACGGCGTCACCGATATCGTTCCCGCCTCCCGCACCATCCTGCTCAAGCTCCGCAGCCCGGCCGACCAGGCCATGGTGCGGCACCGGCTGACACAGCGCGGCGTGTCACCGGGCACACGCGAGGGCACCGCGGCGCCGCCGGTGATCATCCCGGTCCGGTATGACGGCCTCGATCTCGAAGAGGTCGCCGAGCACACCGGCCTAGGCGTAGACGGTGTCATCGCGGCGCACACCGGCACCGTCTGGACGGTCGGATTCTGCGGATTCGCACCGGGATTCGCATACCTCGTGGAGGGCGACCCACGTCTGGCGATCCCACGGCGTGCCGATCCCCGCACCAAGGTGCCGGCCGGTGCGGTGGCCCTCGCCGGCGAGTTCAGCGGGATCTACCCCCGTGAATCACCCGGCGGCTGGCAGCTGATCGGCACCACCGACGCCGTCGTCTGGGATCTCGACCGCAATCCCCCTGCGCTGCTCACGCCCGGCACGCGGGTCCAGTTCGAGGAGGTGAGCGCATGA